From a region of the Nitrospirae bacterium CG2_30_53_67 genome:
- a CDS encoding two-component system response regulator yields the protein MKTVLIVDDEENIRTLYKEELTDEGYHVILASNGYEALEVLSVQKPDAIILDIKMPGMDGVNLLKLIKERKEDDIPVIICSAYEEYKQDFSLWASEEYIVKSSDLTKMKSALKRILK from the coding sequence ATGAAAACAGTTTTAATTGTAGACGACGAGGAGAATATCCGAACCCTCTACAAGGAAGAGCTGACGGATGAAGGGTATCATGTCATCCTGGCCAGCAACGGATATGAAGCCCTGGAGGTTCTGAGTGTTCAGAAACCCGATGCGATTATTCTCGATATCAAGATGCCCGGAATGGACGGGGTGAATCTCCTGAAACTGATCAAGGAAAGAAAAGAAGATGATATCCCGGTCATCATCTGTTCAGCGTATGAGGAGTATAAACAGGATTTTTCGCTCTGGGCCTCTGAAGAATATATTGTAAAATCCTCGGATTTGACCAAGATGAAGAGCGCTTTAAAGAGGATTCTGAAATAG